The nucleotide window CTCCTCGAGCAGTCTCGGCAGTCAACACAGGAGACGCCCTCAGTGATGAGACTAGAGACGACAGGTGTCCACGGACCGCCTCGACATCGTTCGCACTGGACTCGAGTGGAGGACGTTATGTCTGCTTTTTGGCGCCTGTATGATGGTTCTGGCAAGATTCTCACTCTCTCCTCGCCGAACTGTCTCAGAGATAGTGTAACGGCACACTATCTTTTTCAGGATGGGGTTCTATCTGTTGACTATGAGCAGCGACCACACCAACGCCGAAAGCAAGGTCTCGGGAAACCAGGCTAATATTCCCGCTCGAATTCGCCGTGAACTCGAGATCGATGATGGTGATCATCTTCGTTGGCAAATCGAAGATGATGGGAGTATTCGTGTTGACGTCATTCAGCAGCAAACAGGAACGTTTGCCGAGTTCGATGGGTACGACGGAGAGACGGCGACGGATGTGACCGCCGAACATGACGCTTGGGGCGTCGACACCGAATAGAAATAGATGCCACGCGCACTGATTGATACGACTGTTCTCTTTGCAGCAGCATATCGCCGAGACAGCGCACATGACGATGCGCTTCCAATTGTACAGGGAATTGACAGTGGATCGCTCCCAGAAGCAGTCGTCCTCGATTACGTCCTCGCAGAAACACTCAACGGCCTTACTACTCATGCCGGGCACGATGCGGCTGTCGACCTTCTCGACCGAATTGAGGAAAATGCTCGCTTCCACATCGAGTCACTCAATATGGACGCCCTCGCGACAGGGAAGGCGCTATTCAGACAGCACAAACCGTTGTCGTTCGTTGATGCATGTATCATCGCGTACATGCAAACCGAGGGACTCGGCTACCTCTATGCGTTTGATGACGATTTTGATGCTGCTGACGACGTCTATCGACTCAACGCTGCAACAGATCCGTACGACCCGAAGTGAGCTCCCTCATGGCCGACGTCGTTCGCTCTTTGAGGGCGAGACTGGACCTCGAGGCGACTCACAAACTCGAACAACTGGCTCAGGCACTATGCCACGAGCCGAAAATCATCGCCAGCAACACGAGCCCGATACGGTCGCTCTGCCAGTCCGCGAACGCCCCTTACAGGCCGTCAGTTCCGACTTGATCGGACTCACCACTCCGGTAGTCTCGAACGACGGGTCGTCATCCGCATCCTTCTCTGTGCCATCGTCCGTTGTCCCAACTGCCTCATCGGCCGACGTTGGACATCCCTCGGGGACGAAATTTTCGGGCTCGTTCCCGTACCCACTCTCAAAATTCACGGTCGATGGACATCGGAGGATCTGATTTCAAAACAATTAGGTTGCCCTAAAATTCTCTTCTACCTGATGACCTCTTCCACAACTCGTTCGCTACAGTCGGAGCGCCTATTTGGAACGCTTGAGAAGCGTCACTGTGAATTCTGTGACAACGGCACACTCGAGCGAGACATCTATAAAGGAAACAACGCGCTTGTCTGCTCGAACTGTGGTGTGCCGACAGTCCAGGTCTGGGAAGAGTGACCTCCTCCTCGCCGTCAAGGACAGAATTATTTTGCTGCTTCTGGAGAACTGGGGTCGTGATCGGCGTCATCTGGTTCACGGGTGACGCCTCGCATGTTGCCGATCTCGAGTAGCGACAATCCGTTAGTGTTGATCCAATATCATTTAAGGGGTTTCCCAGAGAATTCGTACTATCAGAAGGGGCAGTTGACGACCAGCTAGTCAGTTAAGATAAAATAAAACCTAGATACTATGATACTATAATATGAATGATAATATCTCACGTCGCCGATTTCTTGGAACCAGTGCAGCAGTTGCGGGAATTTCTATAACAGGCCTCGGGAATTTTCATTCAGCGTCTGCCGCAAGCGATGAGGTCCACGGCTTCGAAGCAAGCGAGATAGCAGGCGAAACTGCAACACTTCCCTATCGACTATTCAAACTGGTAGCAAGGCGGATTCCCCGGGCCACCATGCCCGGGGAGGAAGCCGACAACAGACCAGATAAAAACCAGTAAGTAACCTCTCTACTTTTTTGAAGATAGAGTGGACGACTACCTGAGACGTACAGCCATCACTCGCCTTCGTGTGAGCGACGAGCAATCCGACTTGCTCGAAGCCACGATTAGCGACTGGCAACACGGAGCCACCCTCGCCTCTCAAATCGGATGGAGAGAAAACGAGGACTCCAAATACGGACTCCAACAACTCGCCTACGACAACGTACGCGAAGAAACGCGTCTCGGAAGTCAACACGCGATACTCGCCACTCACCAAGCCGCAAGCGCACTCACAGGCGTCAACGAACTCAAAGACAAAGGCCGAAAAGTCTCTTGCCCAGAGTTCACCAGCCCAACCATCAAATACGATGCGAACACACTGACGCTCTTCGACGACAACACAGTCTCACTCACAACCGTAGAGAGCCGAGTCCGGTGTGAACTCGTCCTCCCAGAAGATGAAGACGGCTACCAGTACCAATTCCTGAGCGATGACGAGTGGAGCGTCACAGAAAGCACGCTCACTGCTCGTGACGGTGAATACTTCTTACACCTCGGGTTCCGCAAACCGAATCCGTTCGATGAACAAGCGTCTCCTGCCGAGGACAGAACAGTTCTCGGAGTAGACCTCGGAATCGAAAACCTCGCCGTTACCAGCACTGCACACTTCGAGTCAGGGAAGAAACTGGTTCACGACCACGACCAATTCGAGCAAGTCCGTGGCGACCTCAACACTGGAACAGTCAGCACATCGAACCATCGTTGGTCGAGAAAACCGCGAAGAACGCTACTCGCGGACAAACTGCACCGCGTCTCGAACGAAATTATCGATGAGGCCGTGGAACACGAGTGTAGTCACATCGTGTTCGAGGACTTAGCGTACATTCGTGACCGGATGCCGACGCGAAAAGTTCCACCAGTGGGCGCACCGAAAGCTCATCTCGTTCGTGACGTACAAAGCGGAAGCACTCGGTATTCGTATCGAGTTTGTGGATGCGTCGTACACGAGTCAGCGGTGTTCGGAGTGCGGTCACACAAGTCGTGGGAATCGAACGTCACAGGCTCACTTTGAGTGTGGAAAGTGTGGGAAAATACT belongs to Natronorubrum aibiense and includes:
- a CDS encoding AbrB/MazE/SpoVT family DNA-binding domain-containing protein is translated as MSSDHTNAESKVSGNQANIPARIRRELEIDDGDHLRWQIEDDGSIRVDVIQQQTGTFAEFDGYDGETATDVTAEHDAWGVDTE
- a CDS encoding PIN domain-containing protein, whose protein sequence is MPRALIDTTVLFAAAYRRDSAHDDALPIVQGIDSGSLPEAVVLDYVLAETLNGLTTHAGHDAAVDLLDRIEENARFHIESLNMDALATGKALFRQHKPLSFVDACIIAYMQTEGLGYLYAFDDDFDAADDVYRLNAATDPYDPK
- a CDS encoding HVO_A0556 family zinc finger protein; the protein is MTSSTTRSLQSERLFGTLEKRHCEFCDNGTLERDIYKGNNALVCSNCGVPTVQVWEE